Genomic window (Phragmites australis chromosome 5, lpPhrAust1.1, whole genome shotgun sequence):
TCTCCAAATAATATAAGGCGGTTCTATTGAAACGAATTACATTTTCCTTGTTTTTTAACATGACATATTATGATCACTGGGTCTACATCTAATGGCCCTGAACCACACTTTAGTTTAGTAACATTTTTCATAAGGCTAAACCTAGAGACAATTCCCTGTATGACATCAAAAGTTATCAAAATCTTCAATCTACCACCAAAAAAGTTCTCATCCCTCATGTGCCACTACTTGAAATTGTCCTTATGTTGTGTCATAACGGTGTTAATTCTAATAACACACAAAGGACGAAAAAACTAAATTTCCCTTCCCCTATGTGTCACTTCGCAGCTCCGTTATGACGGTAGTGGTACACAAGGGAAGGAAAATTTCAAGTAGTGGCACATAAGGGACAAGAACTTTTTTATGGCAAATCAAGGATTTCGAAATTCTTCAATGGCATACAAGGAATTATCTCCTAAACCTACCTGCAACCCTCTGCATCAGCTGGCACAGGCCGTTGAGCCGACAATTAGATTACTTGATGCTTGATCTAGACCCACCAAAATGCCCTCACTCAGCGCAGCATAAATATGAACCCAAGACAAGTGTTGGCACAATGTCATGACAAAGTTTTATGCCTCGCAGCATAATTAAAAGATAATAAGTAAATGCACCCATGGAGGTATAAATGATCCCACAACATTTCTTGAATGTTCAGCTCAAGATTGAAAAATGAAGAAAGCTAAAGCAAATGTAATGTGAAAACATGTATCAAACAAAAAGTGCAACTCATCAAACAAATGGAGAACTGAGAAAATGcataaagctaaaacaaaattAATGTGGAAAATTGTAGATATATCCAGTCATATTGTTCAGACCATTTATGGCTGCACGCTTGACTTCCTGTGCCTCCTTTATTTGTGAAATAAGATCCTTATTTTCTTCAATGCTAGGGGCTGCTGCTTCATTTGGAAGTGTTGTTTTATCCATGCTATTCTTTAGCCTTTCCTTTAGCTCCTTTTCCTATCAAACATAATAAAAGTATAGTACTTTGCTTTAAGATCATGTGGCTCTAGAGAAAGAAAAGGCTCGCCAAGCTCaataccttttcttttgcagCACGTGCTTTCTCTTTGGCAGCATTCATTGGTTCAGCAGCTACGTCATTTTGCATGTCAATCCAGTTCCTCAACTTGCTAAACAAAGTTAAGAGacaattaatataaataataacATACTCACaccattcttttttatttgacgtTATAGACTTGTGCACACTATTAAGAAAAGGTAAAGGATGACCAAATGCCCCTAGAAAACTTATGTCTCTTGCTGCCTCATTAAATTTATTAGTCCCCTAAACCAGCCATCGTGACCAATACACAAAGAGATTTGAGTCTTGTAAAGGGTAGCACACGCATTTAATTAGGCAGTGACATGTTAGGAAAGCATAGTCATATCCATTTTTGAAATTCTATAACATGGGATAAATAAATAATGCTTTTCAACTCCTAAAACAtcaaaaaaagaacaaagagaGTGGCAGTGAAGTGAATTAATTTTAGCAAATGTAGTAAACATTACTTACTCGGCAGAGAGGGTCTCATCACACAGAAAATTCAGAACACGCAGCTTACAAGAAGGGCTCAAGTTTTTATATCCCGATACTCCCTGATTTAAACAGTTGAGAGGCAATTCTTTTGACATAAACATTGATTCAGTGATATATTTGCCAACGTCAATTACCCATGCATCTCCATCTCTTGTATAAGCCAAAGGCCTGGGAACAAAATAACATTATTTATTAACTACATTTAAACAAAATTGCAAAGAACTATCAATTTGGAATGTACTTACTTCTTCCCCCTTCCTTCTTGAATGACAGATAACAAATTTATGTGAAACTCGGCAACAAGTGAGGATACCAACCGAAGTTCACGACCTCCAACTATATCTTGAAGAATTCTTTCTGGTTGCCCTTTCTTTATTTGAAAAATCTGTGTAAAAGAACATTTGCAATGTTATTACGTTCTTAATATGGAAGCATAATTTCATGAGCATGTGAACATGCTAGAGCAAATTGAAATGTTAAATGGAAAGAAAACAATTTATGGATACTTTAAAAAATCCTAATTCAGTTCAATCATGAAATGTTCGAGGCAAATTATGATTTCGTTGTTCAGTTATTCATCCCACCACGACAGTAAATGTTTGATTTCTGCAATTTGCCTATATGTATAAAATTATTAGCacttcggtaaaaaaaaaaatgcttccaTATACCGATTAATGTATTATGCTTGTATTGCTAGAGTATCTTCATAACATCAAAGTATtctcaaaaattattttctcaCTCCGTCTTTCTACTTATTAAAGAAAAACTTTTTATGCTGTAGCAGGTCGGAACTACCAAAACCTTCACTTTATTGTTCTGAAGAGTGCAGTATAGTGCTACTATAGTAGGCAAGGGTTCATAGCCACTATATAGCAGTTGCTATAGTATCTGCACACTATTGCAGCGATACAGTAACTGGCTAAATCCACTAAGTGTTGTGTGTAGCAACTCATtggtacatatacatattttaagTTTCATATGAGACATTCCAGACTTTTTTAGCTTGAATTATTTCTTCTAAGTTGTGAGATGAGTGGACTAAAAAGTTCTAACACAGAGTATGCTTGTCAGCAAAGAACGTAAAGCAAACTGCAACGTTAAATTCTTCACACGAACAAAAAGAAGGATGAACATTCATGATTTCCGTCCATCAGCTTCATCGACTAATAATGAATGACTTCAAAAAAACACTCATATCTTATTTTATGTTATCATATATTTATGCTGTAGACATATTGAAGACATAAGCAAGTGTGTCGAGGCCACAACTTTGCCACTATACCTTATcccctgaaaaaaaaaatactcatcGAAACCCCCTGCTCCATGCTATCCAAAATGGTGAATAATTATGTATCAATGTTCCAAATGAAGCAAAAATTAGCACAGCATCAAAAACAGATTCAGTTTTGCATTTTACATACCATGGACTTCCATCATTGCTACATCACTTACTATGTTCTAACTTTTTACATGAGGTCACTTATTATGTACAATATGTGCCATGTCCTAGTATAATCATATCCCAACATTTCTGAGAAACATTTATCAATTTTCAGCTAAACTAAAAGTTATGGCATATCTTCGAGCAAATTCCATCCTAACGAATCACTACATCTAGtgacttgaaacttgaatgaagaaAACTACATGCAAAACTGCAGACACATGGATGGTAGACTAAAGACAAAAACACCAACACAGAGATATAGTTACACCTTTTCAAATTGAAGTACTAAAGTGCACGCTTCAAGCACAAAATAAGCACATACACTTTAAGAACAAACAGAAATATAGATTTTGgtgttcttttttcttcattAGTGAACTTAAATAGGATGTCCAAAAAGAGCTGCATCCAAGcccccaaaaaaaatcatatatttttacacCATAAATTAGTGGTACTTCCACGAACTTCCAAGATGAGTGCAAGTCCATCCAGGTTGGGCGTGTGCCTGGATGTATGCACGCTACCTTGACAAAGTGTCCATTAAACCTAGAATGCTCATATGCCATGCTTTCATGGTTCATGGGCTAAGCTCCTAATATGGAGCTAATAATGGTAGCCACGTCAAACTATGAATAGAGCTGCTCACTTCTAGCAACAACTAAAGCCTAAAAGACAGTCACCTCGGGTAACAGCTGCACCTTATATAAGCTATGTGTGAGCTACTCCAAACCAAATGCTTCGATACAATGCAACATGATCACTGGTTGCTGAACAAGTGCGACAACCTCCCTATTTTCTTAGGATCAGCGCTAAGTGCAAGAAGAGGTTCAGATATTTCTCTCATATGTTGCTTATCACCCACACAATCTCCATCTCCACTCGCCAATCAAAATATCCCTTTCCCTCAATGGTTTGCACCCCCTCAAAACCTGCATGACACGCTCTGCCTATGCCTACCTCAACACATTGCCTCGAGTATCTCGCCTTGCCTGGTTGGGATTCACAACTTTTAGCAAACTCCAATGTTAACTATGAGCTTAGTAACAATAGGTGAATTTGCAAAAGGATCTAAAAGAGTTCATAAGATGTCATATCATGGCATTAGTCAAATTTTCAGATATCTGAATACAGATTTGACCGTTTAATGTCTTGTAGATGCTATCAAGGTATTATGAAAACAAGGCATGCTCCATCATACTCTAAAAATAAGttcattctttctttctttctactACCTCTGCGAATGCACGGCAGAACTCATAAAACTGAATAGCAGCCCCAACATCTTCATCGTCAACCTGTGCGCCTGCAATGTTAGTGACCGGAGTACCCCTGGGCAGCACAATGTTATTATCAAGAGCATCAGGGCACTCATCCCTCGGCAAAGGTTCACCATTGTCTCCACAATGGGACCTTTCATCAGCAGGATTCTTCTTTACATTGTGCTGACGCTTCAGCCTTTTCTTGATACGGACAGAAGGAACTGCATTGAGATCAATGCCTATATTTTCATCCCCTTCATCCGCCGGAACTGTATTGAGATCAATGCCAATATTTTCATCCTGTTCAACTGCCACCTCCACGGCAGCAGCATCAGTTCCTCGGGCCCTCTTTGTGCCCTGCTGCTTGTTCATAAAAATGGGGTCAGCAAAGCATATCAACCATAATGAACAATTGCAGGGTACAACAAATAATCGCAGAGTAAAATAATAGTACCTTCTCACTACCATTCACCTTGAGTATCGCCTGCGCAGCAGCCACCACGTCTGGCCCTTTTTCAAGGAGATCATGGACAGAGGTGCACCCGGAAGCCTTAGCGATGTGGGCCATTATTCCGGTTGGCATCTCACCCTTCTTCTTTCTGATCAAACAGCAATAACAAATAATTCATCaacagcaaaaaagaaaaattaaagaaAGATCCCAGATCCCACACCATGATAATTGAATTGAGCACCATCACCCCCAAATCATCTATGCACGGCTCACCTGCAGAAGCTGCAGTTACAGATGCCCCTGCACTTGGGGCAGATCCAGTCCTCCTTCCCTGCCGCCTCCTCAGCATTCTCGCCATACCTAAGGAAAAAGCCAGACCAGCCTAAAGCTGAGAAAAAGAAATTGCGCCTCGTAAGAAGAAAGGAGGGAGAATTTTACCTGTTGAGGAGGCACTTGCGGCAGTACTTGATTGGGCAGGGCCCCTTTTTCTTGACCTGCTTGCACGCCGCCGCGAAGTCCGTTGTCTTCTGGCGGCACTGCGGAGGAGCAGAGAAGCAAAACGAGTCAAATCCACTCACCTCAGAAACTCAGAAGCAGGGAGGAGGGATGGGCAGATTAGCTAACCTGATGGCAGGTCTTGCCGTTCTCCGGATCGTAGATCCGGCGGCCAACAACCCGGACTCCGGGCGCCGGGTTGCGCTTCTTCGCCTTAATCTCCGGCGCTATGACCTCCAACGGCTGCGGCTCCAGCAACGCGGCCACGCTCTCCAGACCGTTACTATCCGGTGATGCGGCCATCCCAAGGCACtgccgccgccgagctcggggAAGGGGAAAACTAAGTCGCGGTGACTCTCAGACTCGAAATGAAATGGAGTGCTGAATTGCCCTGGTGTGAAAGGCTTGTACGGGGATTTCTTCCGTTTCCGAATGGCTCTCGTGGCAAGGAAGCTGTTTAATGTGGCAATTCTGGCAGCGAGAGCAAGAGGGACATATCATGGCGCCGCGCCTCCGCGAAAAGCTACCAATGCACGCCGGCGCCACATAATTTGCTCCCCAAAATTTTGAAATCTTCCCTCTCGCGCGACGCCGCTCTGTTATACCCTCCCGCGCGGTGCTTCCGCTTCACTCCAAATTTTTCCTTACCCTCCCCTTTTTCAAGCTGGTGTCTAGACTCTTGATGATAGAAATTGGTATCTTGTGAGAGTTTCTAATCTAGAATTTTTCAGCATATCGGAATATGCTGATGTCAGGATAGAACAtccaattaaatatttttatctacACCGAAGCGTATATGTTTGAAAAAATCGGACAATCCAACTATCAGACAtccgattaaatatttttagtttaaactGAAAACGTCATTGTCGAAGGATTAActcatgtcgcagggatcccgagagactcctttttagagattcggcaggggatgatcctgaataagttcgttggagaaatgaatgagagtaaatgcaacggccggtggggggtgatgatctagtgtagaaagaagtaaatgcaccggaatttagacaggttcgggccgcacgggggcgtaataccctactcctgtatggatgtaataactgtcctgaggaagttcctcaaggatgttgctggttataagaatatttgtctaactaagagcttgaggctcctcgttcttcggcagggactgtgccttgtgttcgtctatggtttTGTTCTTGATGCTTGGGCGCTTGAGGATTCTTGTTGGATGTTGGGATGCTTCGACTATCAGATTCTCTATCGATGGCTTGTTGCTCTTCTCTTCCGTATTGCCAGCTCTCTTAAGCACTCGCCGgttgcgacatgccccgaacgggaaggggggcacaagtttcaagacgccatgactgggaaaggcgtcatcatttcttctgggtgaagtgaccggaggGTGGAAAATatgtcgcacgcccggtcacctatcaccataaacgccctggcaacggacgctgtggagagggcccaccgggtagccgcagagcaacccggcgtgccctgatgagcaatgttggcctgatcttccgataggtagtgataagtcgatgggtggagaactcgacgttgatgatccaaaggcttcgacccgaacagatcgtttcccttgcaatcactacaccacagctccgatggttatcaaccgtgtcgcgcggttgacctcgccaagaaggctcaatccctgcaagcgtaccgagaacacaagcaagaacgtagaagatgcaatctgaaatattgcgaattgaattcaagcactcgaagtcggggttccacaaacacttgcggcggcctagtcggtccggaacaagagcggaaatctcacaactgtgtgtagatcaatgtctaagcaaaactcaaccctaattagggcggcggctactgtatataaaagattagggtcggccaaggactcctggatgcgtccctaatggactccaacacgttacacggcccaacggcccaaaagatggtggcacagcaccctgacagattctggacgtccacttgtttcgacgattcccgttgactcagaaagaatttggacatgggaccagtaccgttggaaagcttatctccttatctttccaaccatgtgtagaacgtcaaaaacggagtcagtatgcgtcctgggcgatgattttagtgcggactggtcctggactccgaaacggattcgaactggattgggcctccaccttggcttgggcgcccttgctgttcttctcccgtgttcctaagtaacaatacatcacaattattcagtagcatcccatcctcatcaaaatataaaggaacactaaggaacgagctcacctcatgatttagttgacgtgcacgagctcgtgtcaatggacctattgttggaggaatactcggtgtgtgtgtgtatccgaaagagtgatgtcctcatcatgcccgccctgtcttgttcctctgccacagcagggcggcagacggaacgccttgatccttgcgatgttatcccgagacaagccggatgatacgggacgggacccgtgtaaTTAATAGcctcacgcctctctgccaaaacatggcaggaactgacatcgcggcgggagcagttggggatgtcaggccgcgcacgctcattaaatgcggcctcagacctctgactgattgacacctcatcggcgggtccctcgggggtctttctgggtcatcggggcaccgagtgctcggaggcactgttcacctccccgagcactctctcccgagcactcttacgcagatcttcggggaaccgagcgctcaggagctgccacacgcagtcctgagcactctctcccggaacttagctcttctgatcatcgggggactagggtgctcgggggtgactggGCACCTCCCAGAGtactttcttcccagtacttagactccgtggatcatcggggaactgggtgctcggggaccagtgactgtggccccgagcaccttctcccgggacttgaacttttctcACCCCACAGGAGGGACCTCACAGGATGGCGCcgtgtggcggatggctggcctggcctcgggactcagggacccccggttcttgatacaccgacagccaTGTTTAGAAAAATTAGACATTCTAATAGAACTGGAACATCTGATGTTAGAATCAAAACTTTTAACTCAACATTTTTGGTCCAACCCAAAAGTCCTGTGTTTGGAAAAATCGGACATTCCAATatgatcggaacatccgatctgAGCCAGATTAGGATTTTTAGAAAGAGATCGAGTTAAATTTGAAGACGTGTTTTGATAAATTCTGTCGGAGGGtaaactcctatcgcagggatcccgagagacccccttttagagattcggtcggggggatgatcctgaacgaacttgttttgggaaataagcgggaaacggaaataaatgcagtggctggtgggagatgatcgtcctagtgcgagaaagatgggtgcaccggggtttagacaggtttgggccgcacgggggcgtaacaccctactcctgtgtgagtttTATATCtgtccttgaagggaattcttcaaggatgtatctggttacaagagagagccacttactgagagcttgaggctctcgtgttttAGCTTGGCTTGaactggttcgagcgtctgcgtcctctttcttttccttcttccgGTCTccttttttacgtgttctccatcctttccttttataggcgcgccgacctcgacatatcctgaatgggaaagagggggtgccagtgccaaggtgccatggagaaaggcgtcatcattccgtcttggcgaagtgacaggggcggtggaaaaatgcggcgcgcatccgaccacccgccactgtggatgccctcgggcgccattaagggggcccaccgggcagcctcagaggtgcccggtgcgcccaccttgtcttgttcttctgccagggcagggtggcaggcggagcgcttcgattctggcaacgttatcccgaggcacccggatgaaacgggacgggacccgtgcatttaatggacccacgcccccctgccagtgtatggcagggtctgacactggggcgtgggcagctgagaatgtcaggatgtcaggccgcgcgtgcctattaaatgcggcattgggcctttaactggctgacaccccgacgatgggacccttcgggtcgtcggacgatcttgcgtgaaccttcggggaaccgagtcctcgggggctgccacgtgcagccccgagcactctctcccgagcacttgggtgagaccttcggggaaccgagtcttcgagggctgccacgtgcagccccgagcactctctcccgagcacttctttcccgatatttgggctctgcggatcatcggggaactggggtgctcggggaccagaggcggcggccccgagcaccttgtcccgggacttagcttcttcttaccttgcagggtggtgacatgtggcggatggccggcctggtctcgggacttagggacccctggttccgaatacaccgacagcagcccccgggcccgttggtaggtgacgggacggagactgcgaatgggcccttcgtcgcggccgaggccgaggctggtgcagacgccatgtggcaagctttcgagaggtggcccttgcggacccgaacctcaagtacgccccaacgggaaaatgagtggacgcgtgtccacacaacttccgaagggtataatgaccatacgggcggcacgtgcggtcgccgcgcagatcgaggaaaatacgcctggcagccgctgacatcgcgcgatcggcgggagatttgcctggcagttgcgtcgatcgaggcgacgcttcgccgaacGAACCGTTTGGGcagcagtttttgaactttgagatataaaagggggaacggatcggtccgttcccctctttacgctcTGTCGCACTTGtactcctgccttctttgtgctccgaagcccttaggaaattctcaggcgaccggagcattcttccttctctctctctccaccaccaaaacaccttccatcttgTCGAGATGatgagggttggaggaggacgccgggacaagacttcggacagcatcttgccggagtctcgtctgaggaacgaggaggcggcggacaagattaggaagctgctggtgccggaggggcaggaaggtgctgtggtggtgaggccggcgactctgacgccggcgacgaccgtccctgggcggatcgtcctcttcacctcctttgtggcggcggggttggtgccgccgttctccgccttcttcctgcaagtgctggagacgtacggcattcaactggtgcacctaagccccaactctgtggtggtgttagcggtcttcgcgcatctctgcgaaatgttcgtgggggtgatgccgtcggcgacgctgcttcgtcatttcttcgtccttcggccggtggggaagaagagggggcactccacggcggacgtcgcggggtgctgcaacctccggctccgggacggcctgggggatcattacattccccaggtgctgcgcagcaagtgggaggagtggcgacgggactgatTCTTCGTCGATgtcgacccccatgagcgcctcgagctgccggaggcggtggcggaacctcggcgatcgacatgggaggcgccgccaccagaagatgcgagactaaagccggtgctggagcgcatcctggagctgcgcgagtgcgggctgacctccgtcatggtggttgtggacttcctgcgccgtcggctggcgcctttgcgagagcgggcccggccgagctggttctacaccgggccggaggacatcaccaggacccagatcggcgcaagctgggatctggggcaggcggagctgcgggggatgacacgggtgatcaccggaacggaggacatgagccggacgaAGCTctcgtg
Coding sequences:
- the LOC133918871 gene encoding uncharacterized protein LOC133918871, whose protein sequence is MAASPDSNGLESVAALLEPQPLEVIAPEIKAKKRNPAPGVRVVGRRIYDPENGKTCHQCRQKTTDFAAACKQVKKKGPCPIKYCRKCLLNRYGENAEEAAGKEDWICPKCRGICNCSFCRKKKGEMPTGIMAHIAKASGCTSVHDLLEKGPDVVAAAQAILKVNGSEKQGTKRARGTDAAAVEVAVEQDENIGIDLNTVPADEGDENIGIDLNAVPSVRIKKRLKRQHNVKKNPADERSHCGDNGEPLPRDECPDALDNNIVLPRGTPVTNIAGAQVDDEDVGAAIQFYEFCRAFAEIFQIKKGQPERILQDIVGGRELRLVSSLVAEFHINLLSVIQEGRGKKPLAYTRDGDAWVIDVGKYITESMFMSKELPLNCLNQGVSGYKNLSPSCKLRVLNFLCDETLSADKLRNWIDMQNDVAAEPMNAAKEKARAAKEKEKELKERLKNSMDKTTLPNEAAAPSIEENKDLISQIKEAQEVKRAAINDMATIEKQGGDLWTKPLMVEKGVAYWKLDGHCDNTSILLQEYGDGLMGNKDKWFMFTEDEEKVIEEHIATRSRQWRKRIRV